Proteins encoded together in one Salmo trutta chromosome 3, fSalTru1.1, whole genome shotgun sequence window:
- the LOC115188434 gene encoding N-acetyltransferase 14, with protein MVKLELDQVVMRRMREDDIETVKAIVKEGCQGTENRLILHILTRPVCLLLLATVSSVLRCFLHSFILALIIPVFLLIIYLKFTMPRSTGVLGTSRPYWDYVGSSYRGAQDETLPNPYSRISGKPPPAKGKNKRRTKPKAEDKDKDSSPEIVDVEREKAAGQVWVADCEGEIVGCVSREGDCRLGMRRFCRVVVGCWYRREGLGRLLVQSLEQRERQTGARRVYAHVPYPSAVGEAFFRKLGYRLQGEVGYDGEEEEEDEEQPERTFLGFHVTKVFVKDLK; from the exons ATGGTAAAGCTGGAGCTAGATCAGGTGGTAATGAGGAGGATGAGGGAAGACGACATCGAGACTGTCAAAGCTATCGTCAAG gaGGGTTGTCAGGGAACAGAAAACCGTCTGATCCTCCACATCCTGACTCGTCCTGTCTGCCTCCTACTCCTGGCCACCGTCTCTTCTGTCCTCCGCTGCTTCCTTCACTCCTTCATCCTGGCCCTCATCATCCCTGTCTTCCTGCTCATCATCTACCTCAAGTTCACCATGCCACGCTCCACCGGAGTGCTGGGCACCAGCCGGCCCTACTGGGACTATGTGGGGAGCAGTTACCGAGGGGCGCAGGACGAGACCCTTCCCAACCCCTATAGCAGGATCAGTGGGAAACCCCCACCGGCAAAA GGCAAGAACAAACGGAGGACCAAACCCAAGGCAGAGGACAAGGACAAAGACTCGTCTCCTGAGATCGTAGACGTGGAGAGGGAGAAGGCAGCAGGGCAGGTGTGGGTGGCGGACTGTGAGGGGGAGATCGTGGGCTGTGTGTCCAGGGAGGGTGACTGTCGTCTGGGGATGAGGAGGTTCTGCAGGGTGGTGGTGGGCTGCTGGTACCGCCGAGAGGGCCTTGGCAGACTGCTGGTCCAGAGtctggagcagagggagaggcagacGGGGGCCAGGAGGGTCTACGCCCACGTCCCCTACCCCTCTGCAGTAGGAGAGGCCTTCTTCAGGAAGCTGGGCTACAGGCTGCAGGGGGAGGTGGGCTACGacggggaggaagaagaggaggatgaagagcaGCCGGAGAGGACATTTCTGGGCTTCCATGTCACCAAGGTGTTTGTCAAAGACCTCAAGTGA